From Cannabis sativa cultivar Pink pepper isolate KNU-18-1 chromosome 8, ASM2916894v1, whole genome shotgun sequence, a single genomic window includes:
- the LOC115698614 gene encoding uncharacterized protein LOC115698614 → MKNINWLPNDLIVDILGDVLATSISDFFNAKLSWKLFNKLAKDNDEYIHNKLSLDELSCHPWDLYLCKEAIALFMKCLHSQNLEAMYRQGVIDYLNFHQKKESGLELLKKAANAGHLGASYFMGIIYICKEDHHKSDDESEQSCTKLGLQLLGNIKTSAQMLECRKKLKEIANSLWLTQNHDFLIPKLFECQFPERKRRLWPCLDDDLLLCCHTCRLNNEITFVCNLMAGCSIFSYQTCYQ, encoded by the exons ATGAAGAATATTAATTGGCTTCCCAATGATTTAATTGTGGATATATTAGGCGATGTTCTTGCTACATCAATTTCTGATTTCTTCAATGCTAAATTAAG TTGgaaattattcaataaactagcCAAAGATAATGATGAATATATTCACAATAAACTATCACTTGATGAGCTTTCTTGTCATCCATGGGATCTATACCTATGCAAGGAAGCAATTGCCCTCTTCATGAAATGCCTACACAGTCAAAATTTAGAAGCTATGTATAGACAAGGAGTG ATTGATTACTTAAACTTCCACCAGAAAAAAGAATCAGGTTTAGAATTGTTGAAAAAGGCAGCCAATGCTGGTCACCTTGGAGCTTCTTATTTCATGGGTATTATCTATATTTGCAAAGAAGATCATCATAAAAGTGATGATGAATCAGAACAAAGTTGTACTAAGCTTGGGTTACAATTATTGGGCAATATTAAAACAAGTGCCCAAATGCTAGAATGTCGAAAAAAATTGAAGGAGATAGCTAATTCACTATGGCTTACACAAAATCATGACTTTCTCATACCAAAGTTGTTTGAGTGTCAATTTCCAGAACGAAAGAGAAGGTTGTGGCCTTGTTTGGATGATGATTTATTGCTATGTTGTCACACATGTCGACTCAATAATGAAATTACTTTTGTTTGTAATTTAATGGCTGGTTGTTCTATATTTTCATATCAAACTTGTTATCAGTAa